A stretch of Procambarus clarkii isolate CNS0578487 chromosome 20, FALCON_Pclarkii_2.0, whole genome shotgun sequence DNA encodes these proteins:
- the LOC123752608 gene encoding uncharacterized protein, with the protein MSPTVTTVLADCEQWLAQLSNTVLPLSFRTALSPLTSQHEARQYTIPAYTLSQPARTPPVLTPPVLTPARPHARPSSRPPVLTPARPHARPSSRPPVLTPARRHARPSTRPPVLTPARPHARPSTRPPVLTPARPHARPSSRPPVLTPARPHARPSSRPPVDTPARRHARPSSRPPVLTPARPHARPSSRPPVFTPARPHARPSSRPPVLTPARPHARPSSRPTVLTPARPHARPCPRPPL; encoded by the exons ATGTCGCCTACTGTTACGACGGTGCTGGCCGACTGTGAACAGTGGCTAGCACAGTTATCAAATACAGTCCTTCCACTGTCGTTCCGTACAG CCCTTTCACCGCTAACCTCCCAGCATGAGGCGCGGCAATATACCATCCCTGCCTACACGCTAAGCCAGCCTGCTCGCACGCCGCCCGTCCTCACGCCGCCCGTCCTCACGCCCGCCCGTCCTCACGCCCGCCCGTCCTCACGCCCGCCCGTCCTCACGCCCGCCCGTCCTCACGCCCGCCCGTCCTCACGCCCGCCCGTCCTCACGCCCGCCCGTCGACACGCCCGCCCGTCGACACGCCCGCCCGTCCTCACGCCCGCCCGTCCACACGCCCGCCCGTCCACACGCCCGCCCGTCCTCACGCCCGCCCGTCCACACGCCCGCCCGTCCTCACGCCCGCCCGTCCTCACGCCCGCCCGTCCTCACGCCCGCCCGTCCTCACGCCCGCCCGTCGACACGCCCGCCCGTCGACACGCCCGCCCGTCCTCACGCCCGCCCGTCCTCACGCCCGCCCGTCCACACGCCCGCCCGTCCTCACGCCCGCCCGTCTTCACGCCCGCCCGTCCTCACGCCCGACCGTCCTCACGCCCGCCCGTCCTCACGCCCGCCCGTCCACACGCCCGACCGTCCTCACGCCCGACCGTCCTCACGCCCGCCCGTCCACACGCCCGCCCGTGCCCACGCCCGCCATTATAG
- the LOC138366851 gene encoding uncharacterized protein, protein MEGVVKELMNLCGALRTDLDSLREELRQLKQRQEETKEETAIRKSSPWNVAKERGFKKTLATVSSVCRQLSSVPAGNCHQCLQATVISACGQLSSVPAGNCHQCLQATVISACGQLSSVPAGNCHQCLQATVISACRQLSSVSAGNCHQCLQATVISACRQLSSVSAGNCHQCLQATVICACRQLSSVPAGNCHQCLQATVISACRQLSSVQAGNCHLCLQATVISACRQLSSVPAGNCHLCLQATVISACRQLSSVPAGNCHLCLQATVISACRQLPSVPAGNCHQCLQATVISACRQLSSVSAGNCHQCLQATVISACGQLSSEPAGNCHQCLQATVISACRQLSSVPAGNCHQCLQATVISVCRQLSSVPAGNCHQCLQATVISACRQLSSVPAGNCHQCLQATVISVCRQLSSVPAGNCHQCLQATVISACRQLSSVSAGNCHQCLQATVISACRQLSSVPAGNCHQCLQATAISVCRQLSSVSAGNCHQCLQATAISACRQLSSVSAGNCEQCLQATVSSVCRQLSSVPAGNCHQCLRATVISASRQLPSVPAGNCHQCQQATVISASRQLSSVPVGNCHQCLQATAISACRQLSSVPAGNCHQCLQATVISACRQLSSVPAGNCHQCLQATVISACRQLSSVPAGNCHECLQATAISACRQLSSVPAGNCHQCLQATVISACRQLSSVPAGNCHQCLQTTVISACRQLSSVPAGNCHQCLRATVISACGQLSSVPAGNCDQCLQATVISACRQLSSVSAGNCHQCLQATVISACGQLSSVSAGNCHQCLQATVISACGQLSSVPAGNCHQCLQATVISACGQLSSVPAGNCHQCLQATVISACRQLSSVSAGNCHQCLQATVISVCRQLSSVPAGNCHQCLQATVISACRQLSSVPAGNCHQCLQATVISACRQLSSVPAGNCHQCLQATVICACRQLSSVPAGNCHQCLQATVISACGQLSSVSAGNCHQCLRATVISVCRQLSSVPAGNCHQCLQATVISACRQLSSVPAGNCHQCLQATVISVCRQLSSVPAGNCHQCLQATVISVCRQLSSVSAGNCHQCLQATVISACRQLSSVPAGNCHQCLQATVISACRQLPSVPAGNCHQCLQATVISVCRQLPSVSAGNCHQCLQATVISACRQLPSVPAGNCHLCLQATVVISACRQLSSVSAGNCHQCLQATVICACRQLSSVPAGNCHLCLQATVISVCRQLSSVSAGNCHQCLQATVISVCRQLSSVSAGNCHQCLQATVISVCRLLSSVSAGNCHQCLQATAISACRQLSSVSAGNCHQCLQATAISACRQLSSVPAGNCHQCLQ, encoded by the exons ATGGAAGgtgtagtgaaggaactgatgaatctatGTGGTGCTCTGCGGACAGatttggattccctgcgggaggagctacgacagctgaaacaacgtcaagaagaaacaaaggaggagaccGCTATTAGAAAGTCTTCGCCTTGGAATGTCGCAAAGGAAAGGGGTTTTAAAAAGACTCTG GCAACTGTGAGCAGTGTCTGCAGGCAACTGTCATCAGTGCCTGCAGGCAACTGTCATCAGTGTCTGCAGGCAACTGTCATCAGTGCCTGCGGGCAACTGTCATCAGTGCCTGCAGGCAACTGTCATCAGTGTCTGCAGGCAACTGTCATCAGTGCCTGCGGGCAACTGTCATCAGTGCCTGCAGGCAACTGTCATCAGTGTCTGCAGGCAACTGTCATCAGTGCCTGCAGGCAACTGTCATCAGTGTCTGCAGGCAACTGTCATCAGTGCCTGCAGGCAACTGTCATCAGTGCCTGCAGGCAACTGTCATCAGTGTCTGCAGGCAACTGTCATCAGTGCCTGCAGGCAACTGTCATCTGTGCCTGCAGGCAACTGTCATCAGTGCCTGCAGGCAACTGCCATCAGTGCCTGCAGGCAACTGTCATCAGTGCCTGCAGGCAACTGTCATCAGTGCAGGCAGGCAACTGTCATCTGTGCCTGCAGGCAACTGTCATCAGTGCCTGCAGGCAACTGTCATCAGTGCCTGCAGGCAACTGTCATCTGTGCCTGCAGGCAACTGTCATCAGTGCCTGCAGGCAACTGTCATCTGTGCCTGCAGGCAACTGTCATCTGTGCCTGCAGGCAACTGTCATCAGTGCCTGCAGGCAACTGCCATCAGTGCCTGCAGGCAACTGTCATCAGTGTCTGCAGGCAACTGTCATCAGTGCCTGCAGGCAACTGTCATCAGTGTCTGCAGGCAACTGTCATCAGTGCCTGCAGGCAACTGTCATCAGTGCCTGCGGGCAACTGTCATCAGAGCCTGCAGGCAACTGTCATCAGTGCCTGCAGGCAACTGTCATCAGTGCCTGCAGGCAACTGTCATCAGTGCCTGCAGGCAACTGTCATCAGTGCCTGCAGGCAACTGTCATCAGTGTCTGCAGGCAACTGTCATCAGTGCCTGCAGGCAACTGTCATCAGTGCCTGCAGGCAACTGTCATCAGTGCCTGCAGGCAACTGTCATCAGTGCCTGCAGGCAACTGTCATCAGTGCCTGCAGGCAACTGTCATCAGTGTCTGCAGGCAACTGTCATCAGTGCCTGCAGGCAACTGTCATCAGTGTCTGCAGGCAACTGTCATCAGTGCCTGCAGGCAACTGTCATCAGTGTCTGCAGGCAACTGTCATCAGTGCCTGCAGGCAACTGTCATCAGTGCCTGCAGGCAACTGTCATCAGTGCCTGCAGGCAACTGTCATCAGTGCCTGCAGGCAACTGCCATCAGTGTCTGCAGGCAACTGTCATCAGTGTCTGCAGGCAACTGTCATCAGTGCCTGCAGGCAACTGCCATCAGTGCCTGCAGGCAACTGTCATCAGTGTCTGCAG GCAACTGTGAGCAGTGTCTGCAGGCAACTGTGAGCAGTGTCTGCAGGCAACTGTCATCAGTGCCTGCGGGCAACTGTCATCAGTGCCTGCGGGCAACTGTCATCAGTGCCAGCAGGCAACTGCCATCAGTGCCTGCAGGCAACTGCCATCAGTGCCAGCAGGCAACTGTCATCAGTGCCAGCAGGCAACTGTCATCAGTGCCAGTAGGCAACTGCCATCAGTGCCTGCAGGCAACTGCCATCAGTGCCTGCAGGCAACTGTCATCAGTGCCTGCGGGCAACTGTCATCAGTGTCTGCAGGCAACTGTCATCAGTGCCTGCAGGCAACTGTCATCAGTGCCTGCGGGCAACTGTCATCAGTGCCTGCAGGCAACTGTCATCAGTGCCTGCAGGCAACTGTCATCAGTGCCAGCAGGCAACTGCCATGAGTGCCTGCAGGCAACTGCCATCAGTGCCTGCAGGCAACTGTCATCAGTTCCTGCGGGCAACTGTCATCAGTGTCTGCAGGCAACTGTCATCAGTGCCTGCAGGCAACTGTCATCAGTGCCTGCGGGCAACTGTCATCAGTGCCTGCAGACAACTGTCATCAGTGCCTGCAGGCAACTGTCATCAGTGCCTGCAGGCAACTGTCATCAGTGTCTGCGGGCAACTGTCATCAGTGCCTGCGGGCAACTGTCATCAGTGCCTGCAGGCAACTGTGATCAGTGTCTGCAGGCAACTGTCATCAGTGCCTGCAGGCAACTGTCATCAGTGTCTGCAGGCAACTGCCATCAGTGCCTGCAGGCAACTGTCATCAGTGCCTGCGGGCAACTGTCATCAGTGTCTGCAGGCAACTGTCATCAGTGCCTGCAGGCAACTGTCATCAGTGCCTGCGGGCAACTGTCATCAGTGCCTGCAGGCAACTGTCATCAGTGTCTGCAGGCAACTGTCATCAGTGCCTGCGGGCAACTGTCATCAGTGCCTGCAGGCAACTGTCATCAGTGTCTGCAGGCAACTGTCATCAGTGCCTGCAGGCAACTGTCATCAGTGTCTGCAGGCAACTGTCATCAGTGCCTGCAGGCAACTGTCATCAGTGTCTGCAGGCAACTGTCATCAGTGCCTGCAGGCAACTGTCATCAGTGTCTGCAGGCAACTGTCATCAGTGCCTGCAGGCAACTGTCATCAGTGCCTGCAGGCAACTGTCATCAGTGTCTGCAGGCAACTGTCATCAGTGCCTGCAGGCAACTGTCATCAGTGCCTGCAGGCAACTGTCATCAGTGCCTGCAGGCAACTGTCATCTGTGCCTGCAGGCAACTGTCATCAGTGCCTGCAGGCAACTGTCATCAGTGTCTGCAGGCAACTGTCATCAGTGCCTGCGGGCAACTGTCATCAGTGTCTGCAGGCAACTGTCATCAGTGCCTGCGGGCAACTGTGATCAGTGTCTGCAGGCAACTGTCATCAGTGCCTGCAGGCAACTGTCATCAGTGCCTGCAGGCAACTGTCATCAGTGCCTGCAGGCAACTGTCATCAGTGCCTGCAGGCAACTGTCATCAGTGCCTGCAGGCAACTGTCATCAGTGTCTGCAGGCAACTGTCATCAGTGCCTGCAGGCAACTGTCATCAGTGTCTGCAGGCAACTGTCATCAGTGTCTGCAGGCAACTGTCATCAGTGTCTGCAGGCAACTGTCATCAGTGTCTGCAGGCAACTGTCATCAGTGCCTGCAGGCAACTGTCATCTGTGCCTGCAGGCAACTGTCATCAGTGTCTGCAGGCAACTGTCATCAGTGCCTGCAGGCAACTGCCATCAGTGCCTGCAGGCAACTGTCATCAGTGTCTGCAGGCAACTGTCATCAGTGTCTGCAGGCAACTGCCATCAGTGTCTGCAGGCAACTGTCATCAGTGTCTGCAGGCAACTGTCATCAGTGCCTGCAGGCAACTGCCATCAGTGCCTGCAGGCAACTGTCATCTGTGCCTGCAGGCAACTGTCGTCATCAGTGCCTGCAGGCAACTGTCATCAGTGTCTGCAGGCAACTGTCATCAGTGCCTGCAGGCAACTGTCATCTGTGCCTGCAGGCAACTGTCATCAGTGCCTGCAGGCAACTGTCATCTGTGCCTGCAGGCAACTGTCATCAGTGTCTGCAGGCAACTGTCATCAGTGTCTGCAGGCAACTGTCATCAGTGTCTGCAGGCAACTGTCATCAGTGTCTGCAGGCAACTGTCATCAGTGTCTGCAGGCAACTGCCATCAGTGTCTGCAGGCAACTGTCATCAGTGTCTGCAGGCTACTGTCATCAGTGTCTGCAGGCAACTGTCATCAGTGCCTGCAGGCAACTGCCATCAGTGCCTGCAGGCAACTGTCATCAGTGTCTGCAGGCAACTGTCATCAGTGCCTGCAGGCAACTGCCATCAGTGCCTGCAGGCAACTGTCATCAGTGCCTGCAGGCAACTGCCATCAGTGCCTGCAGTAG